A region of the candidate division WOR-3 bacterium genome:
GGGAATGGTTAAAAACATGCCTTTAATTGATGAAACAAACCTTTATGTGGCCGATTTAAACGGAAATATTTATATCGTGAATAGAACAACAGGAGTTGAGATAAACCACATTAAAACTTCAGCCCCAATAGAAGCTTATCTAAATCTCTATGAAAAACAGCTGTTCTATGGAAACACAGCAGGCGAAATAGGGTGTTTCGATGTGGCAAAGAATACTATCTTGTGGTCTTTTAACTTTACAGAGCCAGTCACTGGATCCCCTGCGGTTAAGGATAGCTTCGTAGTTGTAAGTACCGCTTTTGGAAAGATCTACTCCCATAACACAAAAACAGGAATCAGGATGTGGACTTTTGACACTAAAAATTTTATATCTTCTACACCCGTGATTATCGATACCTTCGTACTTGTTTCAACTACAACCGAAACGGGAGAATTTGGTGAACTTTACTGTCTGAACCTTAATAATGGCAATCTAATCTGGGTACTTCCAATACCCAAAGTCCTTGAAACCTCTCCACTCTTATGGGGCAGAAGGTTATTCATTGCAGCAAGGGACGGAACTTTCTATTCCTTGAGCTTTTGATAGGACGATTTAATTCCTTTATAATTGAGCACAACAGGGCCGTTAGCTCAGGAGGTAGAGCACCGGATTTTTAATCCGGTGGCCGCAGGTTCGAGTCCTGCACGGCCCATTTTCTCAAAATTTTGATCCTTTATAATTTAAATGCCTTTTTACAATACCTAAGAAGGGGGGATAATGTCCCGTGTCTTAATCATAATGGGCTCCAAAAAGGATATAACATTTTGTGAAAACATCAAGAAAGAATTAGCAAAATTCGGCATCGAAGTAATCCTACGCATTGGTTCTGCCCATAAAGTTCCCTTAAAGGTTTTAGAAATTCTTAAAGAGTATGAAAAGGAGATTGATGTCATCATTACCGTTGCTGGAAAAAGTAATGCGTTAAGTGGCTTTGTTGACGCTCAGACTTCAAAACCCGTCATTGCCTGTCCACCCTATTCCGAAAAATTTGCCGGTGCCGACCTCTTCTCATCCTTAAGGATGCCAGAAGGAGTAGCCCCAATGGTGGTGCTTGAACCAGAACAAGCCGCCTTAGCTGCAGCTAAAATTGTGGGAGTTAAAGATGATGAAGTAAGAAAAAAAGTCGAAGAATATCAGATAAAACTCAAAGAAGAAATTGAAAAAAGTGACAAGGAGCTTCTCAATGGGTAGCGTAAAGGACTTAATCGTATTAAAGGAACCAACAGAAGAAACGACGGGAGTGGGCAATTTCGTGTTTTCGGACCGTTACTCGGTCTTTGACTGGGGGGAAATGCCAGATCAAATACCGGATAAGGGTAAGGCCATCTGCATTGTAACCGCTTACTTTTTCGAAAAGCTGGAACAAAGGGGCATAAGGACTCACTATCTTGGTATAGTCGAAGAAGGAACAGTAAAAAAACTTAACGATGTAAAAGAGCCCTCGAACACACTTCAATTTAAGATGGTAAGAGTAATAAAGCCCACTTTTAATGGAAAAGACTATGACTACTCAGCTTTTAAGACTTTAAAATCGAATTTTCTTATCCCCCTTGAGGTTATTTACAGAAATAGCCTTCCTGAAGGCTCTTCGTTATTAAAGAGGCTCTTAAAGGGAGAGTGGAAGCCCGAGGATGCGGGGCTAAAAAGCATACCACAACCCGGTGAGAAACTGGAAAAACCCATCCTCGATTTTTCAACGAAACTTGAAGTTACAGATAGATACATAAAAGAAAATGAGGCCTTTGAGATCAGCGGACTCACACCAGAAGAATTTACTAAACTTAAAGAAATCGCAATTAAAATTAACGCAATTATCACCGAGGAGGTAAGCAGATTCGGCCTCGTTAACGAAGATGGAAAGTTTGAATTTGCCCTTGATGAAGATAGAAACTTAATGGTAGTCGATGCCGTTGGGGCTCTTGACGAGTGCAGGTTCACCTACAAAGGAATTCCTGTGAGTAAAGAGATATTGAGAATCTTTTACAGGAAAACTGATTGGTATGAAGAAATCGAAAAAGCAAAGAAGGAGGATAGACAAAATTGGAAGAACCTGGTTAAATCCAATCCTCCTTCTCTACCCGGGGAGTGGAAAGAACTGGTGAGTAACATTTATAAAAGCTATGCTAACGAAGTCACTGGAAGAAAATTCTTCGAAACTCCAACCCTGACCTCGCTTCTTTCAGAATTAGAAAAACTAATTGAGAGGTTTAGAGATTAAAAAATTAAACGTTTTCCTGCTCAAGTATATTGACCACAACTTTGACAAGTTGCGGATCAAATTGCTTTCCACTTTCTTTAATTAATTCAAAAATGACTTGTTCTTTGTTCAAAGCCTTTCTGTAAGGCCTGTCAGAGAGCATAGTTACTACAGCATCAGAAATACAGAGAATCCGACCTCCTAATGGGATTTCCTCGCCTTTAAGACCATTGGGGTAACCTTTGCCATCATAACGTTCATGATGGGTTTCAACATACAGAGCAGTCTTCTCAAGTCCTGGAATGCTTTTCAATATTTCCTTCCCAACATAAGGATGATTTCTTATCTCATCCCATTCTACACTATTAAGGGGACCATCCTTTAGCAGGATAGCCCTCTCCACCACAACTTTTCCGATATCATGAAGTAAACCCGCCACATATATATTTTTCTTTTCATCAGCAGGTAAATTTAAGGCCTCTGCAACTCTCAAAGCAAATTCAGCCACATCCTTAGAGTGATTTGCCGTAAAATAGTCCTTTTTGCTCTCAAGCTGGGAAAGAATTTCGATGATTTTATCGAGTGCTTCCACACTCTTTTCGTATAGGAAGAGATTTTTTGAAGCAACTTTTACAGAACTGAATAGTACCTTAATCAATTCTTGATCTTCATCAGTGAGCTTTTCTTTAATTCTGGACCCAAGAATGGCCAGGTAATTATGATTTTCGATAGAAAAAGAAACGGTAAGTAAAACCTTATAATTTAGGTCCGCATTCTTTAAGCAGGTGGTACAAACCTCCCCTTCTCCCTTTGCTTCTTC
Encoded here:
- a CDS encoding AIR carboxylase family protein, with product MSRVLIIMGSKKDITFCENIKKELAKFGIEVILRIGSAHKVPLKVLEILKEYEKEIDVIITVAGKSNALSGFVDAQTSKPVIACPPYSEKFAGADLFSSLRMPEGVAPMVVLEPEQAALAAAKIVGVKDDEVRKKVEEYQIKLKEEIEKSDKELLNG
- the purC gene encoding phosphoribosylaminoimidazolesuccinocarboxamide synthase, with protein sequence MGSVKDLIVLKEPTEETTGVGNFVFSDRYSVFDWGEMPDQIPDKGKAICIVTAYFFEKLEQRGIRTHYLGIVEEGTVKKLNDVKEPSNTLQFKMVRVIKPTFNGKDYDYSAFKTLKSNFLIPLEVIYRNSLPEGSSLLKRLLKGEWKPEDAGLKSIPQPGEKLEKPILDFSTKLEVTDRYIKENEAFEISGLTPEEFTKLKEIAIKINAIITEEVSRFGLVNEDGKFEFALDEDRNLMVVDAVGALDECRFTYKGIPVSKEILRIFYRKTDWYEEIEKAKKEDRQNWKNLVKSNPPSLPGEWKELVSNIYKSYANEVTGRKFFETPTLTSLLSELEKLIERFRD